The genome window TCGGCTTCGCCAATCCGTTCCTTTACGGCGATATCGACGGTGCCGTCTCGCTCGATACCAAAGACGTGCTCAAGGGCAGCAATGGCAACGCCAACCTGTTCGGCGGCGTCGCCGGCTTCTCTGCCGGCAAGGGCTACGACAACGTGACCGGGCTGGGTTCGATGCTGTCTTCCTGGCTGCTGATCGACTCGCTGCTCACTGCGCACGACAGCAGCACGCCACCGCCGAACCAGGCGCGCGGCGTGCACGCCAGCCCGACCACGACGACGAGCACGCTGGAATGGAGCACGGCGGACAACGCGACCGGGTACGAGCTGATCGCGGAAGACTACGCCAGCGGCGAGGTGAGCGGCTACGCGCTCACCCGCGGCACGCGCTACACGTTCAAGGACCTCAAGCCGAACACCTACTACGCGTTCCTGGTCATCGCACTGAACAAGGGCGGGGCGACGCAGAGTTCGCCGGTGATCGTCAAGACCGCGAAGAAGAGCTAGCGCTCAGGCCGCCGTCCGGGCCGTGCGCGGCCCGGACCGGCACGGCGCACGCGGCGCCTAGAACGGATCGCTGCCCGGACGCAGGTCGATGCCCAGGATCGCCGCCAGCCGCTGCATGTCCTCGTCGTCGCGGCTGAGCGCCATCCAGCCGGCGCGGCCGTCACCGCCGGTGTCCCAGCACCAGATGCTGTAGCCGTACTCGCGCAGGCGGTCGTAGGCGACCGCCAGCAGCGAGGCGGTGTCGTGGGCGCCGAGGAAGTCCTCGTCGTCGAGGTCGCCGCCCCAGTCGATGCGCAGGTTCCAGCGCGCGGCCAGTTCGTCGATCGCACCGATCAGCGCTACGGTATCGCCGCCGTCCACGTAGAAGCCGGAGGTCCAGTCGATGGCGTCCTTCAGTGTCCACAGCCAGCCGTCGCCGTCGCTCTCCACTTCGCCCGCCACCTCGCGATAGGCGTTGAACTGGCGCAGCGCGGTTTCGTCGTCGCCGGGATTGATCAGCAGCAGCAGGTTCCAGATCAGCCCCTGCTGGGTATCCGGATCGTCGTCGTCCGCGTCGCCGCTGAGGTCGTCGGGGTCTTCGTAGTCGGCGCTGTTGTCGGGCATGGTGGCGGATCTGTGCTGCGGAATGCGCAGTGTGACGCGCCGGGCGCGGCGACGGAAGCGCGGCGACACTCGGCAGCGGCGCCGCAGACGTTTATCCTTCGCCCCCGGAAGACGGCGCCACCCGCCGCCAAGCGAACCCACGACGATGCCCGATACCCCTCCCGATCACCTGGCGATCAGCCCGCAGAGCCCGTTTCACGATGCGCAGGCGCTGGCGCGCGGCGTCGGCATCCGCTTCAACGGCGTGGAGCGCGACAACGTGGAGGAGTATTCGGTCAGCGAAGGCTGGATCCGCGTGCAGGTCGGCAAGGCGCGCGACCGCCGCGGCAATCCGATGACGATGAAGATCAACGGCCAGGTCGAGGCGTACTACCTGGAAAAAACCGCCTGAGCGCCGCCCGCGGCCGCCGGCTCAGGACTTGAGCCGGTAGCCGCTGCGGAAGATCGCCCAGACCACGCTCAGGCACAACGCCAGGAACACCCCGGTCATGCCCGCGCTGACCGCGATGTGCACGTCGGCCTTGCCGAAGAACGCCCAGCGGAAGCCGCTGACCAGGTACACCACCGGGTTGAACCAGCTGATCTTCTGCCACAGCGGCGGCAGCATGCTGATCGAGTAGAAGCTGCCGCCGAGGAAGGTCAGCGGGGTCACCACCATCAGCGGGATCACCTGCAGCTTCTCGAAGCCGTCGGCCCAGATGCCGATGATGAAACCGAACAGGCTGAAGGTCAGCGCGGTCAGCACCAGGAAGCCGAACATCCACAGCGGATGGGCGATCTCGTACGGCACGAACGCGCGCGCGGTGAGCAGGATCAGCAGGCCCAGCAGCACCGACTTGCTCGCCGCCGCGCCGACATAACCGATCACCACCTCCCACCACGCCACCGGCGCCGACAGCACCTCGTAGATGGTGCCGGCCCAGCGCGGCATGTAGATGCCGAACGAGGCGTTGGAAACGCTCTCGTTGAGCAGCGACAGCATCACCAACCCGGGGATGATGTAGGCGCCATAGCTGATCCCGTCGATGGCGCCCATGCGCGAGCCGATCGCCGCGCCGAACACCACGAAGTACAGCGAGGTCGACAGCACCGGTGAGGCGATCGACTGGGTGAGCGTGCGGAAAGTGCGCGCCATCTCGAAACGGTAGATCGCGGCGATCGCATGCAGGTTCATGCGCGCACCTGCGCGCCGGCGACGGCCGGGCGCACCAGGTTGACGAAGATCTCCTCCAGCGAGCTTTCGCTGGAATGCAGGTCCTTGATCTCCACGCCCTGTTCCTCAAGTTGCCGCAGCAGGCTGCCGATGCCGGTCTGTTCGGCTTGCACGTCGTAGGTATAGGTCAGCACGGTGCCGTCGGCGGACAGTTCCAGCGGCTGCGCCGCCAGTGCCGCGGGCAACGCCGGCAGCGGCGCCTGCAGGGTCAGCGCCAGCTGCTTCCTGCCGAGCTTGCGCATCAGCGTGCGCTTGTCCTCCACCAGCACCAGCTCGCCGCGGTTGATCACCCCGACCCGGTCGGCCATGTCCTCGGCCTCCTCGATGTAGTGCGTGGTCAGGATGATGGTGGTGCCCTGCTCGCGCAGGCGCCGCACCATCTGCCACATGTCGTGGCGCAGCTCCACATCCACGCCGGCAGTGGGTTCGTCCAGGAACAGGATGCTCGGCTCGTGCGCCAGCGCCTTGGCGATCAGCACGCGTCGCTTCATGCCGCCGGACAGGGTGGAGATCTTGTTGTCGCGCTTGTCCCACAGCGACAGCTCGCGCAGCACCTGCTCCAGGTAGGCCGGATTTTTCGGCTTGCCGAACAGGCCGCGGCTGAAGCGCAGTGTCGCCCATACCGTCTCGAACGCATCGGTGGCCAGTTCCTGCGGCACCAGCCCGATCCTGGCGCGCGCGGCGCGGTAGTCGCGCACGATGTCATGGCCGTCGGCCAGCACCGTGCCAGAGCTGGGATTGACCAGGCCGCAAACCACGCTGATCAGCGTGGTCTTGCCGGCGCCGTTGGAACCGAGCAAGGCGAAGATCTCGCCGCGCTGGATGTCCAGGTCGATGCCCTTCAGCGCCTGGAAGCCGCCAGCGTAGGTCTTGGTGAGCTGCTGGATGGAGATGATGGGGGACACGGGAGGCCTGGGCGGGAGTCGGGACCGGGGGCCAGGGGCCAGGGGCCAGGGGCCAGGGGCCAGGGGCCAGGGAGCCTAGCAGCAGTAAAGTGTTTGTTGCGGCTACAGCGCCAAACCATGCGTTGCGTCTGCGCAGACACGCTACCAGATCAAGCGCATCTCCGGGTCCCCGGTCCCGATCAACTCTTTCGCCTAGCCTCCAGCAAATCCAGATTACGGATCAGCCGGCGCGCGATCTCGTCGGAAATCTTGCGCTGGCGGGTCAGCTTGAACAGTTCCTGGCGTTCGGCCTGCAGGCCGGCGTGACGCAGCTGGCGCAGCACGTCGTCCAGCCGCCGCGCCTCTTCCGGATCGCTCTCCATCGCCTCGCCGTGGTCGAGGTGGCGCTGGTACAGGGCGCTGACCCGGATCGCCGCCTCGTTGTAGAGATCGGCGTGTTCGCTGTCATGCACCAGCCGCTGGCGCAGCTTCTCCACCGCCACCAGCGCCGCGCGCGAGGATTCGCGCCGCGCCAGGTCTTCCTCGAGGCGGTCGCTGGGTTCCTCCGGCAGTTCAAGGCCGCGCAGCAGCCGCGGCAGCGCCACGCTGGCGACCAGCAGCGAGGTGACGATCACCGCGCTGGCCAGGAAGATCACCAGGTCGCGCGCCGGGAACGCGGCGCCGGTCGGCAGCGCCAGCGGCAGGGTCAGCACGCCGGCCAGGGTGATGGCGCCGCGCACGCCGGCCAGCGAGGTGGCCACGATGATCCGCGACGGCGGACTGCGCCGTTCCTCGCCACGGCGCCGCGCCTTGAGCAGATTCCAGCGCAGCGACAGCCACACCCAGACGAAGCGCAGCAGCAGCAGGCCGAGGTAGATCGCCAGCGCGTAGCACAGCAGCCACCACGGATTGAGGTGCCCGGCCTCGTCGATGTTGTGCACCGCGCCCTGCACGATCCCCGGCAACTGCTCGCCGAGCAGCACGAACATGATGCCGTTGAGGGTGAACTGGACCATGTCCCACACCGCCGAGCGCTGCACGCGCATGCTGCCAGGGGCGCGGCCGCTCAGCTCCACGTAGCTCATGCTGATGCCGGCGGCGACCGCGGCAAGGATGCCGGAGGCGTTGATCGCCTCGGCCAGCAGGTAAGCGGCGAACGGCAGCAGCAGGTTGACCAGGATCGCCGCGCCCGGCTCCTCGCCGACCTGGCGCCAGATCCAGCGCTGCGCCAGGCTCGCGCCCAGGGTCACGCCGATGCCGGCGGCGACGCCGACCAGCGCCACCCACAGGAAGGTCAGCGAGGCGGCGGCCAGCGAGAACGTGCCGGTCATCGCGGCGGCCACCGCGAACTGGAAGCAGACCAGGCCGGATGCGTCGTTGAGCAGCGATTCGCCCTCCAGGATGTGCATCAGCCGCTTCGGGATCGGCGCCCGTGCCGCGATCGAGGACACCGCGATCGGATCGGTCGGCGACACCACTGCGGCCAGCGCGAACGCCACCGCCAGCGGCATCGCCGGGATCATCCAGTGGATCAGGAAGCCGGCGCCGACCACGGTGAACACCACCAGGCCCAGCGCCAGTTCCAGGATGGCGCCCTTGTCGCGGAACAGGCCCTGCTTGGGGATGCGCCAGCCGTCCAGGAACAGCAGCGGCGGCAGGAACAGCAGGAAGAACAGCTCCGGCTCCAGCGCGTAGCCCTTCTTGAACACCCCGGCGATGACCGCGCCCAGGCCGATCTGCACCAGCGGCAACGGCAGCGAAAACGGCAATACGCGGACCAGATAGCCGCTGGCCACCACCGCCAGCAACATCGCCAACACCACTTCGATCGAATGCATGCTCGTCCGGACGGCGGCGCCGCGCCGCCGGCACCGCACCATGAATGGGGGAAGCGGCAAGCAAAGCGCACCGCAGGCGCGATGTCCAGTGGCATGTCCGCACGGTATTCATGCGCCGGCACGCCACGGCGCAGACGCTGCTCCGCCGTGGCGGCGAGACTTGCGCGACCCGGCACCGCGCCGCAGCACGCGTTACCATCGAACCGATCTGTGCGCAGACCGAACCCAGCGTGCCGCCGCCGTCGGAGACTCCATGCTTACTATCCAAGAACTCAACCGCTTCCTCGACGACCCGGCGGTAAGCGACAACGTCACCCAGGTCTGGAACCTGATCGGCCAGCATTTCGAGCAGGCCCAGGCGAGCCTGCCGCCCGACCAGGCGATGCCGCGGCGCGAACTGTCGTTCCACGATCATGTGCGGCTGTTGGGCTATCTGTGCATGCTGCTGGAGGGAATTCCCGGCGACCTGGTGGAGATCGGTGTGTGGAAGGGCAAATCGCTGGTGCTGATGAACGAGCTCAGCAATCGCCAGCGCCGGGTGATCGGCCTGGATCCGTTCGCCTTGCCGAACCAGTTCGAGGAATTCAACCACTATCGCGAGCTGCTGCTGCCCAATGCGCAGTTCATCCGTGGCTACTCGGAGTTCTGCGCCCAGCACTTCTACAACATGAAGCCGGAAGTGGCCTTGCTGCATATCGACGGCGGCCACACCGGACGCAACGTGTTGCTCGATTTCCTGCTGTACGGACCCAGCGTGATCAGCGGCGGGTTCGTGGTGTTCGACGATTACGGCGACCACAAGTACTCGCCGGAAGTCGGCCCGGCGGTCGATCTGCTCCGCGCCACCGGCTACTTCAACGGTTTCCATGTGCTGGGCTGCGCGCATGGCTTCGAGAACAGCTATGTGCTGCAGCGCCTGTGAGCCAGCGGCAGCCCGGCGCCGCGTGACGCATCGGTTCGCAGAGCGTCAGGCGCGGCGCCGCGATCAGCGGCCAGGTCGCGCATCCGCGCTGCGCGGGATGTGCGTGGCCTGGGCCAGCTCGCGCAGGTCGTCCACGAACCCGCGATAGGCCGCCTCGCCGGCATCGCCGCCGCGCTGGCGCAGTACCCACGACGGATGCACCGTGGCCAGCGCGCGGCTGCCGTCGGCCAGCGTCTGCCACTGCCCGCGCTGCGCCATCAACGCAAAGTCGTTGCCGAGCACCGCGCGCGCCGCGGTAGCGCCCAGGCACAGCACCACGCGCGGCCGTACCCGCGCCAGCTCGCCAGCCAGCCAGAAGCGGCATGCCTCGACATGGGCCCGGTCGGGATTGCGATGCAGCCGCGCCTTGCCGCGCTGCTCGAAGCGGAAATGCTTGACCGCATTGGTCACGTACAGCCCGGCGCGGGCGATGCCGAGTTCGTGCAGCGCGCGATCGAACAGGCGCCCGGCCGGACCGACGAACGGCCGCCCGCTCAGGTCTTCCTCGTCGCCGGGCTGCTCGCCCACCACCATCAGCGCCGCGTCGTGCGGCCCCTCGCCGAACACCGTCTGCGTGGCCGGTTGCCACAGCGGACAGCGCCGGCACTCAAGCGCCGCCGCGCGCAGCGCCCCGAGGCTGCCGTCGGTTGCGACCACGGCCGGCGGCGGCGCTGCGGGAATGCGCCGGCGCACCGGCGCCGGCGCACGCTCGGCCATCTCGCGCACGCGCTGCCCAGCCTCGCGGATCAGGCCCGGCAGCAACTGCGTTTCCGGCAGGTTCTTCCAGTATTTCTGCGGCATCTCCTGGCGCATCATGTCCGGATTGAGCCGCGCCGGATTGAAGATGTTGGCGTAGTAGGTGCGCCACAACGCATCCTGCGCATCGTCGGCCGGCGCATCGGCGCGCTGCGCGCCGGCGCCGAACTGCAGCGCCGCGCCATCCCAGCGCACACTGCGGTACGGGGTCAGGATCGCCCAACGCATGCCGGCGAAACGGCGCGCGAAGAACGGCGCGACGCGATCGACGATGCAATGTTCCGGCTCGAACCAGGCCACAAACGTCTCCTCCTCACCAGGCACCTCGCGAAAGCGCACGAACGCCTTCATCTTGTGGCTATCGCGGCGCACCGCCTGCGCCCACTGCTGCGCCCGATGCACATCGGCATCGGTGACCCGCTGCAACAGCGCCCGCTCGCCCGATGCGATCCGCCACAACAACCGATACAGCACGGCATGCCGCTGCGGATCGCGATGGCACAACACCGCCCCGGCCAAGGCCAGAAATTCGGCGGAAACCCGCGGCGCCGCCACCGTCGCCGGCAACGCCGCCACATCGGTCCCGGCCAGCAACCCGCCCTGCGCACCCCCTTCCCAGACCAGCGACTCCGGCGCCACCTGCGCACACCACGCCGCCCGCGCCGCCGCCCGCCACGCCTCCAGACACCATGGCGGCACCACCTCAGCCCGAAACACACTTCAACCCTAGCATCACCCCACCTGCACCCACACGACACCAGCGCCACCATCACCACAACGATAGCCGCTGTTGCCGTTACTGTTGCCGTTACTGTTGCTGTTGCTGTTGCCGTTACTGTTGCCGTTACTGTTGCTGTTGCTGTTGCTGTTGCTGTTGCTGTTGCTGTTGCTGTTGCTGTTGCTGTTGCTGTTGTTGTTGCTGCTGGTGATCTTGCTTTTAAACCTTCCCGCCTTAAAGCGAGCCGAGCACCGCAGCGGCGAGCGGCCGAAGAGGCGCCCTTGTTTGAGCGAAGCGAGTTTGGGCGCCGTGCCGCTCGTCGCGAGGAGCGCAGGGCACCGGTGCGGCTGTATCGCACCGGCTCGTGTCGGGCGGGAGCGGTTTTGGTTACTTTTGCCAAGACAAAAGTGACTCGCGCCGACCGGCGCGAAAGCTCTTGATCTTGCTTCAGCTTCAGCTTCTGCAGTTGCAGTTGCGGCTGCGGTTGCAGTTGCAGTTGCAGTTGCAGTTGCAATTGCAGCAATCATCGCAACAGCCCAGCCACTACAGCCCCACAGCACAGAGTCAATCAAACAACCCACCCTGCCGCGGCGCCGGCGCCAACTGCGCACGCAACCGCTGCGTATCGTCCAGGCGCCGCCGCGGATGATGATCCACCACACTGACGAACGGCAGCACCTTCTTCATCGGCATCCGCAACCGCGCCAGATCCTCGACCCGCAACCGCGCATGCCGCCGCGCCAACAACAACCGCTCCACATTGCGCGTCCCCAGGCCCGGCACCCGCAACAACATCTCCCGCGCCGCCGTATTCACATCCACCGGAAACCGCTCCGGATGCCGCAATGCCCAGGCAAGCTTGGGATCCACATCCAGATCGAGCATGCCGCTGGCCGCCTCCGGCGCGATCTCCTCCACCGAGAAATCGTAGAACCGCAGCAGCCAATCGGCCTGGTACAAACGATGCTCGCGCTGCAACGGCGGCGCCTGCAACGGCAGCTTCGAGGACGCATCGGGAATCGGACTGAACGCGGAGTAATAGACCCGCCGCAGCCGGTAATTGCCGTAGAGATTATGGCTGGTGCGCAGGATCGCGCGGTCGTCGGCCCCATCCGCGCCGACGATCATCTGCGTGCTCTGCCCGGCCGGCGCGAAACGCGGTGGCTTGGCGCTGAGCTTGCGCTCGGCCTTGCGCGCCTCCTTGCTTTCCTCGATGCGCCAGCGCAGCTCGCCCATCGCCGCGCGGATGCCGCCGACGCTCTTCTCCGGCGCCAGCTGGGCCAGGCCCTGTTCGGTCGGCAGCTCGACATTGATGCTGAGCCGGTCGGCGTAGCGGCCGGCCGCGGCCAGCAGGTCCGGCGCCGCATCGGGAATGGTCTTGAGATGGATGTAGCCGGCGAAGCGATGCTCCTCGCGCAGCTGCCGCGCCACCTCCACCAGTTGCTCCATCGTGTAGTCGCTGTTGCGGATGATGCCGCTGGACAGGAACAGGCCTTCGATGTAGTTGCGCTTGTAGAAATCCAGGGTGAGCTTGACCACCTCGGCCGGGGTGAAGCGCGCGCGGCGCACGTTGCTGGACACGCGGTTGACGCAGTACGCGCAATCGAACACGCAGAAGTTGGTCAGCAGGATCTTCAGCAGCGACACGCAGCGGCCATCGGGCGTGTACGAATGGCAGATGCCCATGCCCTCGGTGCTGCCGATGCCGCCACTGCGCAACGAATGGCGCTGGTCCGCGCCGCTGGAAGCGCAGGAGGCGTCGTATTTGGCCGCGTCGGCGAGCACGGCGAGCTTTTCGAGGGTATTCACTCCGAGACGATGCCCGGTTGCCGTCTCAGTCTGTGAGACGGCAGTGCGTCACCGCCTTCACTGCGATGAACGACTCAGCCGGTCGCCGGCCCGGCTTGCTCAGGCCACGGCGTGCTGCGCCCCGCCGTCGAACCGATACAGGTCCATCGCCAGCAGCCCGGCATCGATGCCGGCATCGATGCGCTGCGCGCCCAGACCCTCCGCGCCGGCCCCGCCCATCGCGAAGTAGATCGGCAGCCAGTGCTCGTCGGTGGGATGCGCGCGCTCGGCGAACGGCGCCTGGCGGCGGTAGTCGAGCAAGGCCGGCAGGTCTTCGCGCCGCAGCGCCTGCTCCACCCAGTCGATGAACGGGCGTACATACGGCGCGTCCTTGCCCTCGGCATAGCGGCCGACGTCGTGCAGGTTGTGGGTGATGCTGCCCGAGCCGATCAGCAGCACGCCGTCGTCGCGCAGCGGCGCCAGCGCGCGGCCCATCGCCAGCTGGTGCGCGGGTCCGAGTTCCGGCTGGATCGACAGCGGCACGACCGGGATGTCGGCCTGCGGGTACAGCAGCGACAACGGCACCCACACGCCATGGTCCAGGCCGCGCCGCTCGTCCACATAGGGCTGCAGGCCGGCGCATTCGAGCCGTTCGGCGACCTCGCGCGCCAGCGCCGGCGCGCCCGGCGCCGGGTACTGCATCTCGTGCAGCGCGCGCGGGAAGCCGCCGAAATCGTGGATGGTCTGCGGCTGCGCCGCGGCGCCGACCAACGGCCGCTGCCCCAGCCAGTGCGCCGACGCCACCACGATCGCGCGCGGACGCGGCAGCGCCGCCGCCAGGTCTGCCAGGCGCACGCCGACCAGGCCCGGATCCAGCGCGGTCATCGGCGAACCGTGCGAGATGTACAGCGAGGGCAGACGGGACATGAAGGATTCTCCAGAAGGATGCGGCGCTGCGTCCGCCGGCCGCGACCTTGCCGCCAACGGGGGGCGCCGGCATGCATGGCGACGTTCGCAGCGCTATGGCAGCAGATCCACAGGGTATTCCCCACGCCTGGGGAGATAAATTACCCTGCCACCGGATATCTATTTCAGGAACGGCAACAATGGATACGCTGGAAGCGATGCGCGTGTTCGTCACCGTGGTCGACCGCAACGGCTTCAACAGCGCCGCCGAGGCGCTGGGCATGTCCACCGCCAGCGTCACCAGGCAGGTGGCCTGGCTGGAGAAGCGGCTGGGCCTGCGCCTGCTCAACCGCACCACCCGCCGGGTCAGCCCGAGCAGCGTCGGCACCGCGTATTACCAGCGTTGCCAGGTGCTGCTGGCCGAGTTCGACGACATGGAGGCGGCGGTGGGGGAGCAGGCGCTGACCCCGTCCGGCACCCTGCGCATCAACGCGCCCTTCAGCTTCAGCATCGCCCGGCTGGGGCCGCGGCTGGCCGGCTACCGGGCGCGCTATCCGCAGGTCGCGCTGGACGTGTCGCTATCCGATCGCATGGTGGACATCGTCGAAGAAGGCTACGACATGGCGATCCGCATCACCGGCCAGGTCACCCCCACCCTGATCGCACGCAAACTCGGCCAGGTGCAGGCCTATCTGTGCGCCGCGCCGGCCTACCTGGAACGCGCCGGCACGCCGCGCCTGGCCGCCGACATCGCCGGCCACGAATTCCTGACCTACAGCTATTCGCCGATCGGCGACGAGCTCCCCCTGCAGGGTCCCGACGGCGAGACCCGGGTGCGGGTGCGCGGCGGGCTGCGCGCCAACAGCGGCGACGTATTGCGCGAGGCCGCCATCGCCGGCATGGGCATCGTCCTGCAGCCGGATTTCATCGCGCAGAAGGAACTGGAGGACGGGCGCCTGGTGCGGGTGCTGCCCGACCACCAGCTCGCCCCGATCGGCGTCTATGCGGTCTATGCCAGCCGCAGCCACCTGGCGCCGAAGGTGCGCAGCTTCATCGACTACTTGGTCGAGGTCGGCATCGAACGCGAGATGCACGGCGCCGCGGCGCCCTGATCCGCGGCAGGCGCAGTTCGCCGCGGCCACCGCTCGGACACAACATCCTGCGCCTGGCGCTGATCGCAGCGGCGGCGCATGCGCACAATGCCCGCGCTTCATCCCTCTTCCTTCCAGGAGTTCGCCCATGAGCAAGATCGCCATCGTCTATTTCAGCGGCTACGGCCACACCGTCAAGCAGGCCGAGGCGGTGCACGCCGGCGCCGCCAGCGTCGGCGCCGCCACGCTGTACCGTATCGATGAGGACGGCAACCTGCCGGAGAGCGCCTGGGAGGCCATCGGCCAGGCCGATGCGATCGTCTACGGCAGCCCCACCTACATGGGCGGCCCGGCCTGGCAGTTCAAGAAGTTCGCCGACGCCAGCTCCAAGCCGTGGTTCACGCAAGCGTGGAAGGACAAGGTGGCCGCCGGTTTCACCAACTCGGCTTCGATCAACGGCGACAAGTTCTCCACCATCGAATACTTCTGGACCCTGTCGCAGCAGCACGGCCAGGTCTGGGTCGGCACCGGCCTGCTGCCGGCCAACACCAAGGCGCACGGCCCGGCCGACGTGAACTGGACCGCCGGCTCCGGCGGCGCGCTGGCGATCTCGCCGTCGGACGCCTCGCCGGAAGAAGCGCCGCGCGCCGGCGACCTGGAAACCGCCAGGCTGCTCGGCAAGCGCGTAGCCGAATACGCGGCCAGGCTGAAAGGCTGAGCCGCGCACGGCGTCGCCACCGCCATGCTGGCGACGCCGGTTGCGCGTTTTGCGCGACCGGTGCCGGCGCCGAACACAAACGGACGCGGCCGCTGCTGCGCCGCCGCGTTCGCCACGCGCAGATGGTCGCGGCCGAACACGGCACTGACTGTGCGCGAACGCACGCCGTGGCATGGTCGGCGCCTGCACCCGGCACGGCGGCACGGCGGCACGGCGGCACGGCGGCACGGCACGGTCGCAGGATCGGACGAGGATCCTGCGCGATCGCGCTAACGCTGCGCCGCACCGCATTCGCATCCTCCATAGCCAGGCGACGCCACGCTGCACCGCAGGTGTCTGCCACCTTTTTTCCAACCTCCCGACAGGAGCTTCCCGATGCAAACCCGCACCCTCGGCCGCAACGGCCCCCGCGTGTCCGCCCTCGGCCTCGGCTGCATGGGCATGAGCGCGTTCTACGGCGGCCGCAGCGACGATGCCGCCGCGATCGCGGTGATCCATGCCGCGCTGGACCACGGCGTCACCCTGATCGACACCGCCGACATGTACGGCCCGCACACCAACGAAGTGCTGGTCGGCAAGGCCCTGGCCGGGCGCCGCGAGCAGGTCGTGCTGGCCACCAAATTTGGCATCAAGCTGGATCCGAACGATCCGGCCGTGCGCGGCGTCGACGGCCGCCCGCAGTATGTGCAATCCGCCTGCGAAGCCAGCCTGCAACGCCTGGGGGTGGACCACATCGATCTGTACTACCAGCACCGGGTGGACCCGAACGTGCCGATCGAGGACACCGTCGGCGCGATGGCGCGGCTGGTCGAACAGGGCAAGGTGCGCTTCCTCGGCCTGTCCGAGGCCGCCGCCGCGACCATCCGCCGCGCGCATGCGGTGCACCCGATCACCGCGGTGCAGAGCGAATACTCGCTGTGGTCGCGCGACCCGGAGAGCGACGGGGTGTTCGCCACGGTGCGCGAGCTGGGCATCGGCTTCGTGCCGTACTCGCCACTGGGCCGCGGTTTCCTGACCGGGGCGATCCGCTCGCCGGAGGACTTCGAGGCCGACGACTACCGCCGCCACTCGCCGCGCTTCCAGGGCGAGAACTTCGCGCGCAACCTGCAGCTGGTGGAACAGGTGCGCACCCTGGCCCAGGCCAAGGGCGTGACGCCGGGCCAACTGGCGCTGGCCTGGGTGCTGGCGCAGGGCGAGGACCTGGTACCGATCCCGGGCACCAAGCGCCTGGCCTACCTGGAAGAGAACCTGGGCGCGCTGCAGGTGACACTAAGCGCCGCCGAACGCGCGCAGATCGAGGCGATCTTCCCGGCCGACGCCGCCGCCGGCACCCGCTACCCGCCGGCAATGATGGCGGCGCTGCAGCGCTGACCCGCGCTGCGCGGTCGCCGCGGCGGCGCGGGCGGATTTGCCCGCGTCGCCGCCGCGTCGCATGATGCCGGGCGTGATCTCGTTCATCGTCCCTGCCCACGACGAAGCCGCCCTGATCGGCGACACCCTGGCGTCGCTGCATATCGCCGCCGACGCCCTGCGGCTGGACTACGAGACGCT of Xanthomonas translucens pv. cerealis contains these proteins:
- a CDS encoding aldo/keto reductase encodes the protein MQTRTLGRNGPRVSALGLGCMGMSAFYGGRSDDAAAIAVIHAALDHGVTLIDTADMYGPHTNEVLVGKALAGRREQVVLATKFGIKLDPNDPAVRGVDGRPQYVQSACEASLQRLGVDHIDLYYQHRVDPNVPIEDTVGAMARLVEQGKVRFLGLSEAAAATIRRAHAVHPITAVQSEYSLWSRDPESDGVFATVRELGIGFVPYSPLGRGFLTGAIRSPEDFEADDYRRHSPRFQGENFARNLQLVEQVRTLAQAKGVTPGQLALAWVLAQGEDLVPIPGTKRLAYLEENLGALQVTLSAAERAQIEAIFPADAAAGTRYPPAMMAALQR